GTGATCCAGGCGTCCGGGCCGATCGACGTGCACATGGTCACCCACGACGAGGCCCGCCGCGGCCCGCGCTGGCAGCTGGGCCGCAGCCCGCTGACCCGGACCCGGGTGCTGCTGGGCTGGCTGCTGGCCGTGCTGCTGCCGTTCGCGGTCACCGGGGTCGGCGTCGGCTCCCGCGCCGAGCTGACCTTCTCCACCGACGTGATCGCGTTCTTCCTGGTCACGGTCGTGGTGGCGCTGGTGGGCGGACTCGGTCCGGCGGTCGGCGCGGCGCTGCTCGGCGCGGGCCTGCTCAACTACTTCTTCACCCCGCCCTACTACAGCCTCGCCGTGGCCACGCCGGAGAACCTGGTCACGCTGGTGGCGATGCTGCTGGTGGCCGTGCTGGTCGCCCTGGTGGTGGACCGCGCGGCGCGGCTGGGCGAGCAGGGCGCGCGGGCCCGCACCGAGGCCGCGTTGCTGGCCTCCTACGCCCGCACGGTCCTGACCAGCCCGTTCCCGCTGGCGCGGCTGCTGGAGAAGGTGCGGGAGAACTTCGGGCTGGACTCGGTGGCCCTGCTGGAGCGCCGTGACGGCGGCTGGGAGCGGGTGGCGTGCGTCGGGCCGCGGCCGTGCGACGAGCCCGACGACGCCGACGTGGACGTGCCGGTGACCGGTGACGTGCACCTGGCGCTGCGCGGCCGGACCCTGCCCGCGAGCGACCAGCGCGCCCTCGAAGCCGCCGCCGGGCAGGCGCTGATGGCGTTGCGGCAGCAGCGGATGGCCGCCGAGACCGCCGACGCCCAGCGCCGCGCCGCCACCACCGAGCTGCGCACCGCCCTGCTGTCGGCCGTCGGCCACGACCTGCGCACCCCGCTGACCTCGATCAAGGCCTCCATCGGCAGCCTGCGCGCGCACGACATCGAACTGTCCGAAGAGGACACCCGCGAGCTGCTGGAGGCCATCGAGGTCTCCGCCGACCGGCTCACCGGCCTGGTGGACAACCTGCTCGACTCCTCCCGCCTGGCCACCGGCGCGGTCGCGCCGCTGCTGCGGGCGGTGACCTACGACGAGGTCGTGGCGCGGGCACTGGCCGGCATCGACGACCGGCGGGCGGTGGAGGTGGAGGTCTCCGAGGGCCTGCCCGCCGTGCTCGCCGACTCCGGCCTGCTGGAACGGGTCGTCGCCAACGTGATCGACAACGCCCTGCGGCACGGCCGGCTGTCCCCGCGCCGCGGGGTCGACGTGGACGGCGACGGGGCCATCAGCGCCGACGAGCCGGAGATCGCCGTGCGGGCCAGCGCCCACGGCGACCGCGTCGAACTGCGGGTGGTCGACCACGGGCGCGGGCTGCCGAAGAACACCGCGGACGCCGTGTTCGCGCCGTTCCAGCGGTTGGGGGACCGGGACAACACGCCCGGCGTCGGGCTGGGGCTCAGCGTGGCCAAGGGTTTCGTGGAGGCGATGGGCGGGTCGATCGCCGCCGAGGACACGCCCGGCGGCGGGCTGACCATCGTGATCTCCCTGCCGGCGGCGGAGGTGGCGGTCGCATGACCACCGTGTTGGTCGTGGACGACGACCCGCTCATCGTGCGCTCCTTACGCATCACGCTCACCGCGCACGGGTTCGACGTGCTCACGGCGGCGGACGGGTCGTCCGCGTTGGCAGCTCTGCCCGGTGTGGACGTGGTGGTGCTCGACCTCGGGTTGCCGGACCTGGACGGGATCGAGGTGATCGGGTCGGTGCGCGAGCGGTCGACCGTGCCGATCGTGGTGCTGTCCGCGCGGGTGGGCTCGGCGGACAAGGTGGCGGCGCTGGACGCGGGCGCGGACGACTACGTGACCAAGCCGTTCGGGGTGGAGGAGTTCCTGGCCCGGCTGCGGGCGGCGGTGCGCCGGACCGCGCCGCGCCCGACCGGCGAACCGCCCGTGCGGACGGCGTCGTTCACCGTGGACCTGGCCGCCAAGCGCATCCACCGCCCGGACGGCGACGTCCACCTGACCCGCACCGAGTGGGCGCTGCTGGAGGTGCTCGTGCGGGCGGGCGGCGCGCCGGTGGCCGGGCGCGAGCTGCTGGAGAAGGTGTGGGGCGCGGGCCACGAGGACGCCGGCCACTACCTGCGGGTGTACCTGGCGCAGCTGCGGCGCAAGCTGGAACCGGAGCCGTCGCGCCCGCGGCACCTGATCACCGAACCCGGTCGCGGCTACCG
This DNA window, taken from Saccharothrix variisporea, encodes the following:
- a CDS encoding sensor histidine kinase gives rise to the protein MEGKRRRGELRIYLGAAPGVGKTFAMLGEAHRRRERGTDVVVGLVETHGREKTAELLTGLEEVSRRVLRHKGVQFTEMDVDAVLARAPEVAVVDELAHTNIPGSRNAKRWQDVEELLDAGIDVLSTVNVQHLESLNDVVERITGVRQQETVPDEVVRRAQQVELVDITPEALRRRLAHGNVYAAHKIDAALGNYFRVGNLTALRELALLWVADQVDVALLRYRHEQRITDTWEARERVVVSVSGGPESETLIRRARRIATRAGAELVVVHVLRGDGLTGVSPQSLARARKVTDDVGATFHTVVGDDVPTALLEFARGVNATQLVLGTSRRSRLARVFDEGIGAAVIQASGPIDVHMVTHDEARRGPRWQLGRSPLTRTRVLLGWLLAVLLPFAVTGVGVGSRAELTFSTDVIAFFLVTVVVALVGGLGPAVGAALLGAGLLNYFFTPPYYSLAVATPENLVTLVAMLLVAVLVALVVDRAARLGEQGARARTEAALLASYARTVLTSPFPLARLLEKVRENFGLDSVALLERRDGGWERVACVGPRPCDEPDDADVDVPVTGDVHLALRGRTLPASDQRALEAAAGQALMALRQQRMAAETADAQRRAATTELRTALLSAVGHDLRTPLTSIKASIGSLRAHDIELSEEDTRELLEAIEVSADRLTGLVDNLLDSSRLATGAVAPLLRAVTYDEVVARALAGIDDRRAVEVEVSEGLPAVLADSGLLERVVANVIDNALRHGRLSPRRGVDVDGDGAISADEPEIAVRASAHGDRVELRVVDHGRGLPKNTADAVFAPFQRLGDRDNTPGVGLGLSVAKGFVEAMGGSIAAEDTPGGGLTIVISLPAAEVAVA
- a CDS encoding response regulator yields the protein MTTVLVVDDDPLIVRSLRITLTAHGFDVLTAADGSSALAALPGVDVVVLDLGLPDLDGIEVIGSVRERSTVPIVVLSARVGSADKVAALDAGADDYVTKPFGVEEFLARLRAAVRRTAPRPTGEPPVRTASFTVDLAAKRIHRPDGDVHLTRTEWALLEVLVRAGGAPVAGRELLEKVWGAGHEDAGHYLRVYLAQLRRKLEPEPSRPRHLITEPGRGYRFQP